Proteins found in one Neochlamydia sp. AcF84 genomic segment:
- a CDS encoding DUF1670 domain-containing protein: MIIEKLFIEQKTVQQVSRETKPFLPAIQRYISTFKQILLCKRKGMPTEEAAFSVGRTSHLVNEYKKIIEQYKRKTINEGVDKKY; the protein is encoded by the coding sequence ATGATCATTGAAAAGCTCTTTATCGAGCAAAAAACTGTTCAGCAAGTGAGTAGAGAAACAAAGCCCTTTTTACCGGCGATACAAAGGTATATATCCACTTTCAAGCAAATATTGCTATGCAAACGAAAAGGTATGCCTACAGAAGAAGCAGCTTTTTCGGTGGGTAGGACTTCTCACTTAGTCAATGAATATAAAAAGATTATTGAACAATATAAGCGGAAAACAATAAATGAAGGTGTTGATAAAAAATATTAA